In one Phycisphaeraceae bacterium genomic region, the following are encoded:
- a CDS encoding PepSY domain-containing protein, which translates to MTAAPSLQTAPALAALSSRTRSRDLYRIVWRWHFYAGLLIAPFLLISAATGVLLVYAPELRVMSYPDRYLSSGSTSAAALTLDEQYLIARAAQPEAKIETILVDGPERTTLFTMKRGDGPPRMLAVDPYEKSRTVSFKAKDDWLGDIENFHRRLFMGTTGRIITELVTGWAMIMAITGIFLWWPRGKFWRESALKIRFRQGAYLALRDSHAVIGALVALLVIAQAFSGLTMSLVEGGLIKSYLLRVPPRTAPAERRGGVDVNNHESHDNGPALSWEAARLIAVKTGFTDVPLSLRRAARGAVVVTERPRFGAAAPRSVEIDAAGQIVRRFTDPRTAPLFSRVAKSVHLGTIGGGWSLMLSLVVAVILAGLCVTGCIMWWIRRPPGRWGMPARVKDARLSWGVLTAILLVALLVPVAGASMLVAWAADRLWQRFTLRAAQSSGAAE; encoded by the coding sequence GTGACCGCAGCGCCATCTCTACAGACAGCTCCCGCCCTGGCTGCGCTTTCCTCACGCACGCGCAGCCGTGATCTCTATCGCATCGTGTGGCGGTGGCATTTTTATGCGGGCCTGCTCATCGCGCCGTTCCTGCTGATATCTGCGGCGACAGGAGTGCTGCTCGTTTACGCGCCAGAGCTGCGCGTCATGAGTTACCCGGATCGCTACCTGAGCAGCGGTTCAACCTCCGCGGCTGCACTGACACTCGATGAGCAATACCTCATCGCCCGTGCAGCACAGCCGGAAGCAAAGATCGAAACCATCCTCGTGGATGGGCCTGAGCGCACGACGCTTTTTACGATGAAACGCGGAGACGGCCCGCCGCGAATGCTGGCGGTGGATCCTTACGAAAAATCACGCACCGTCAGCTTCAAGGCAAAGGACGACTGGCTCGGCGACATCGAAAACTTCCATCGCCGTCTGTTTATGGGGACCACCGGCCGCATCATCACCGAACTGGTCACCGGGTGGGCGATGATCATGGCGATCACCGGCATCTTTCTCTGGTGGCCTCGTGGAAAATTCTGGCGTGAGTCCGCATTAAAAATCCGCTTTCGACAGGGTGCCTATCTTGCCCTGCGCGACTCGCACGCGGTGATCGGTGCGCTCGTGGCTCTGCTGGTGATCGCGCAGGCGTTCAGCGGATTAACCATGTCGCTGGTCGAGGGAGGACTGATCAAGTCGTACCTCCTCCGTGTTCCGCCGCGTACCGCACCGGCTGAACGGCGTGGAGGAGTTGATGTGAACAACCACGAATCACACGACAACGGACCGGCTCTTTCGTGGGAAGCTGCCCGACTCATCGCGGTGAAGACTGGATTCACCGACGTGCCGCTGAGCCTTCGTCGTGCGGCACGGGGAGCGGTTGTCGTGACGGAAAGGCCGCGCTTCGGCGCCGCCGCTCCGCGCAGCGTTGAGATCGATGCCGCCGGCCAGATTGTCCGCCGATTCACCGATCCTCGCACCGCTCCGCTGTTTTCCCGTGTCGCCAAGAGCGTGCATCTGGGAACGATCGGCGGAGGATGGAGCCTGATGCTGTCGCTGGTAGTTGCGGTGATCCTCGCGGGGCTGTGTGTCACCGGCTGCATCATGTGGTGGATTCGTCGCCCGCCCGGCCGATGGGGCATGCCCGCTCGCGTCAAAGATGCGCGACTGAGCTGGGGTGTGCTGACAGCGATTTTGCTGGTCGCTTTGCTCGTGCCGGTGGCGGGAGCTTCCATGCTGGTGGCGTGGGCGGCGGATCGCCTCTGGCAGAGATTTACGCTCAGAGCTGCTCAGTCGTCAGGCGCAGCTGAATAG
- a CDS encoding alpha-glucosidase/alpha-galactosidase, with protein sequence MAKITFIGAGSSVFAKNILGDSMLVPALHDSHIALYDIDPQRLRESQLMLETLNRNINQGRATITTHLGTRNRKAALKGASYVVNAIQVGGYKPSTVIDFEVPKKYGLRQTIADTLGIGGIFRTLRTLPVMWDFAREMEDVCPGAWLLNYTNPMCMLVMGMTLYTGVKTVGLCHSVQACVPGLLGEWGTNHPSQNSKDLRWKIAGINHQAWLLELTDKGRDIYPEVKKLAFAKNDAARKSNGKKHWDMVRYEFMRHFGYYITESSEHTSEYMPYWIKSTHPELIKELNIPIDEYLRRCINQIAGWKKQRDEIVKNPTLSHTRGHEYGSYIMEAIETGNPTRIHGNVLNNDLITNLPRNASVEVACLVDKNGVQPIHVGRLPEHLAAVNRTNINVQIMTVEAAYTRKREHIYHAAYLDPHTSSELSLDQIRDLCDDLIDAHGKMLPKYR encoded by the coding sequence ATGGCCAAGATCACCTTCATCGGGGCTGGTTCATCCGTATTCGCAAAGAACATTCTTGGTGACAGCATGCTCGTGCCGGCACTGCACGATTCGCACATCGCGCTGTACGACATCGATCCGCAGCGGCTGCGTGAGTCGCAGTTGATGCTCGAAACGCTCAACAGGAACATCAATCAGGGCCGGGCGACCATCACGACCCACTTAGGCACGCGCAACCGCAAAGCTGCGCTCAAGGGCGCCAGCTACGTCGTCAATGCCATCCAGGTCGGCGGGTACAAGCCTTCCACCGTCATCGACTTCGAGGTTCCCAAAAAGTACGGCCTGCGACAGACCATCGCGGACACGCTGGGCATCGGCGGCATCTTCCGCACGCTGCGCACGCTTCCGGTCATGTGGGACTTCGCCCGCGAGATGGAAGACGTCTGCCCTGGCGCATGGCTGCTCAACTACACCAACCCCATGTGCATGCTCGTCATGGGCATGACCCTGTACACCGGGGTCAAGACCGTCGGTCTCTGCCACAGCGTGCAGGCGTGTGTACCCGGACTTCTGGGTGAATGGGGCACCAACCATCCCAGCCAGAACAGCAAGGATCTGCGCTGGAAAATCGCGGGCATCAATCACCAGGCGTGGCTGCTCGAACTGACCGACAAGGGACGCGACATCTACCCGGAAGTGAAAAAACTTGCGTTCGCCAAAAACGACGCTGCACGAAAATCCAATGGTAAAAAACACTGGGATATGGTCCGCTACGAGTTCATGCGGCACTTTGGCTACTACATCACCGAGTCGAGCGAACACACCAGCGAATACATGCCCTACTGGATCAAGAGCACGCACCCGGAGCTGATCAAAGAACTCAACATTCCGATTGATGAATATCTCCGCCGCTGCATCAACCAGATCGCCGGCTGGAAAAAACAGCGGGACGAGATCGTGAAAAACCCGACCCTTTCCCACACTCGCGGACACGAGTACGGCTCGTACATCATGGAAGCGATCGAAACCGGCAATCCGACACGCATCCACGGCAACGTGCTCAACAACGACCTGATCACCAACCTCCCGCGCAACGCCAGCGTGGAAGTCGCCTGCCTGGTGGACAAAAACGGCGTCCAACCGATCCACGTCGGACGCCTGCCCGAACATCTGGCGGCAGTCAACCGCACCAACATCAACGTGCAGATCATGACCGTCGAAGCTGCTTACACTCGCAAACGCGAGCACATTTACCACGCAGCGTATCTCGATCCGCACACCAGCTCAGAACTGTCGCTCGACCAGATTCGTGACCTGTGCGACGACCTGATCGACGCCCACGGGAAAATGCTGCCCAAGTATCGGTGA